The following proteins come from a genomic window of Ktedonobacterales bacterium:
- a CDS encoding threonine/serine dehydratase — MVSFDDVLRAREVIGGRIRQTPLFSATTLGQMAPTPVSLYLKAEMFQKTGSFKPRGVLYRLSMLTPEERRRGLIAASAGNHGQSLAWGASSLGIASTIVMPEWASRSKVAAAQGYGATVMLHGKSSLEAHLQARVLAEERGLTLIHPYVDEGVIAGHATLGLDIVDDLPDADVVVLQIGGGALCGGSALAIKSRKPGMRVVGVEPVGAARLTAALAAGHPVTLEGVKTHIDGLGAGYTGEVNLALFQRYVDAVVQIEDEAVDRAIALLAERCKLVVEPAGAATVAAILTGKVPVKAGEKAVAVLSGGNIDPARLAGILSAGA, encoded by the coding sequence ATGGTTTCTTTTGATGATGTTTTGAGGGCGCGCGAGGTGATTGGCGGTCGCATCCGCCAGACGCCGCTGTTTTCAGCGACGACGCTGGGGCAGATGGCTCCAACGCCGGTTTCGCTTTATCTGAAAGCAGAGATGTTTCAGAAGACGGGTTCGTTCAAGCCGCGCGGGGTGCTCTATCGGCTTTCGATGCTGACGCCGGAAGAGAGGCGGCGCGGGCTGATAGCAGCGTCGGCGGGCAATCACGGCCAGAGCCTGGCCTGGGGCGCGTCGTCGCTGGGGATCGCTTCGACGATTGTGATGCCAGAATGGGCCAGCCGCAGCAAGGTTGCGGCGGCACAGGGTTATGGCGCGACGGTGATGCTGCATGGGAAGAGCAGCCTGGAGGCGCACCTTCAGGCGCGGGTGCTGGCGGAAGAGCGTGGGCTGACACTGATTCACCCGTATGTGGATGAGGGGGTGATTGCCGGTCACGCGACGCTGGGGCTGGATATTGTGGATGATTTGCCGGATGCGGATGTGGTGGTGTTACAAATCGGCGGGGGGGCGCTCTGTGGTGGCAGTGCGCTGGCGATTAAATCGCGCAAGCCAGGGATGCGCGTGGTTGGGGTTGAGCCGGTGGGCGCAGCGCGGCTGACGGCGGCGCTGGCGGCTGGGCATCCGGTGACGCTGGAGGGGGTGAAGACGCATATTGATGGGCTGGGCGCGGGCTATACAGGGGAAGTGAATCTGGCGCTCTTTCAGCGTTATGTGGATGCGGTCGTACAGATCGAGGATGAGGCGGTGGACCGGGCGATTGCGCTGCTGGCGGAACGCTGCAAGCTGGTGGTGGAGCCAGCGGGAGCGGCGACAGTGGCGGCGATTCTGACGGGGAAAGTTCCGGTGAAGGCGGGCGAGAAGGCGGTGGCGGTGCTGAGCGGTGGGAATATTGATCCGGCGCGGCTGGCAGGGATTTTGAGCGCGGGCGCTTGA
- a CDS encoding GNAT family N-acetyltransferase: MIIRPATIDDAPAIAEAHVRSWQWAYRGQLPDDYLDRMSDTLDRRVEARRAELASLSSDGRWWVAGQADQVVGFAITQPSRDADAPPLTGEVVAIYLLREAAGKGVGRALFARAVADLRERGYRRATLWVLESNERARRFYEAAGWRADGTRKTEERPGALLHEVRYFITL, from the coding sequence GTGATAATCAGGCCAGCGACAATTGACGACGCGCCAGCGATTGCCGAGGCGCATGTGCGTTCGTGGCAGTGGGCGTATCGAGGCCAGCTTCCAGACGATTACCTTGATCGTATGTCGGATACGTTGGACCGGCGCGTGGAGGCGCGTCGGGCGGAACTGGCGAGCCTGTCGTCCGATGGCCGCTGGTGGGTTGCGGGGCAAGCCGATCAGGTTGTTGGATTCGCTATCACTCAGCCGAGCCGCGATGCCGACGCGCCGCCGCTGACCGGCGAGGTGGTCGCTATTTATCTGCTGCGAGAGGCGGCGGGCAAAGGAGTTGGGCGCGCGCTCTTTGCGCGCGCAGTGGCAGACCTGCGCGAACGAGGATACCGCCGGGCGACGCTGTGGGTGCTGGAAAGCAATGAGCGCGCCCGCCGGTTTTACGAGGCGGCTGGTTGGCGTGCCGATGGCACGCGCAAGACCGAGGAGCGGCCCGGCGCGCTCTTGCACGAAGTACGCTATTTTATCACCCTGTGA